The Aneurinibacillus migulanus genome contains the following window.
ATTGGGGGGCCGATGACGACAGATTACGCTGAGCATGAAGTAAAGGATGGCGATATGCTTACGCTCGCCGGATTCAACGTGCAGGTAATGGAGACACCAGGGCATACGCCGGGGGGGGTATCGTTCTTAATCGGACAGGAACTGTTCAGCGGAGACACGTTATTTGCCCATTCGATTGGTCGAACCGATTTGCCTGGTGGAAACTATGAACAATTAATCCGCAGCATTCAGGAGAAGTTGATGCCTCTTCCAGAAGAGACACGTGTATACCCTGGGCACGGACCGGACACGACGATAGGTTTTGAGAAGCTACACAATCCATTTATTGTCGAAACACTGCGGTAACACTAGGTTTGTCACATATTTTTCACACCATTACAGGATAAAAGACACACATCATTTGAAAACATTGCTAAACTAAGGGGAAGAATGGAAAGACTAATAGGGGACTTGGTATTACTTTTAGGAAAAGGGATGATGGATCAATGCTGTTTGGAATGTCCATT
Protein-coding sequences here:
- a CDS encoding MBL fold metallo-hydrolase, whose translation is MRIYTFPLGPLQTNCYVVANEETNEAIIIDAGMHPSELLDKAGEYEVRAILLTHAHFDHMGGLEQVRKKTGAPVYIHNIEQEWLTNPNLNGSSNWPMIGGPMTTDYAEHEVKDGDMLTLAGFNVQVMETPGHTPGGVSFLIGQELFSGDTLFAHSIGRTDLPGGNYEQLIRSIQEKLMPLPEETRVYPGHGPDTTIGFEKLHNPFIVETLR